Within the Nocardioides humi genome, the region CAAGGACGTGACCTCCGAGGATCTCGAGTTCACCTTGCAGGAGTTCGGCAGTCCCGAGGCCACGTGCGCCGCGATCTGCGCGACGCTGCAGAACAATCTGGCGGGCGTCGACGTCGTCGACGATCGCACAGTCGTCCTCAAGCTCAGCACTCCCGACGTGAACATCCCGGCGAAACTCGGGCCGATCGAGAGCAGCATCATGATCTTGCCCAAGCACCACGTCGAGAAGACCGGCTGGGAGGGCTTCGAGAAGGACCCGATGGGCTCTGGCCCCTGGAAGTTCGTGAGAAGGCAGGTCGGCCAGTCGATCGAGTACGAGGCCAACACCGACTACTGGGACGCCGACCGCCGCCCGAGGTTCGGCAAGCTCGACGTGGTCTTGGCGCCTGATCAGAACACTCGGATGGCGATGCTCAAGAGCGGTGAGGCCGACATGGTCGCGATCTCGCCCGATGAGGTTCCGAGGGCGCAGGACGACGGCTTCCAGATCCTCAGCATCGAGAACACCATCGTCTCCGAGATGCTCTTCTTCAAGAGCTACGACCCGAAGGAGTTCGCGCACCAGGTGGAGTTCCGCAAGGCACTCGCGTTGGCTGTTGACATGGACGAGGTCGTCAAGGCGTTCTACCCGACGGAGGCCGGGACGCGCGCTTCCGGCGACGCGGTGCCGTTCAGCCCCTCGACGCTCGGTCACGATCCGGATCTCGAGCCCTACCCGTACGACCCTGAGGAGGCCAAGAGGCTGCTCGACGAGGTCGGATACGACGGCTCGAAGGTCAAGCTGTGGACGGTCACCTTCCCTGATGGACCGGAACAGGGTGACGTCAACGAGGCGATCGCGGGCTACTGGGACAAGGCCGGGGTGAAGGTGGAGATAGTGCAGGCCGAGTTCGCGACGCTCCTGGAGACGATGGGCACCGGCGACTTCGACGCAGGTCCCGCGGCCACCGGCTTCCCGACCTCGAACCGCCCTTCCGTCTTGGCCAACATGGAGCCGATGATGCTCACCCAGGACGCCGGCGGTCGCTTCCGCACCTACTGGGATCCGGAGAAGGCGGACAAGTGGTATGCCGAGCTGTCTCAGATCGTCGACGAGGCGGAGCGCGACGCTCGACTGCGCGAGATCAACAACGAGCTCTACAACGAGTACTGGTCGATTCCCGTCGCGATGAAGAACACCACGTATGCCGCCGGCAAGCGCATCTCCGGTTGGGATCCGATCTCGGGCGTGTCCAAGGTGATCTCCTACGAGACGTTGGAGCCGGCGAAATGACACGGCTTCGGCGCGACTCCTCCCGATGAGGTACTGAGTCACGAGCGGTGGGCGGTCGACGTGATCGCCCACCGCTCGGCGTCGTGCCCGCCGCGTGCGCAGCCCCAGCCGACGCACACGCCGTACCCGGAGACCAGCACCGCCGTCCCTCAGGGCTCCATCACGCTGCCGCGCCGACTGTCCGGCCACCGTCATGAAACGCCGAGGCTAGTCCGCAGCGAGAAGTCCGAAGAGCAGGCCGACGTCCTCGAGGCACTCCACGTTCCACAGCACGTCGAGCGCGGCCTGTCGCAGACGCGGTGAGAGCGCGGGCGCCGCGAGTCGGTCGAACTTCTCGCTCACCTGCTCGGCTGTCATGGGGATCTGGGGAAAGCCCTCCGTCGCGGAGCACTCGGCGACGAAGGCGGCACCGTGCTCGTCGACGACCTCGATGGCCGTGACGGACGACTCCGGGTAGCGGTCGCTGTAGGCCGGGCTTTCCACGACCTCCACGCGTTGCATCAGTCGGGCGACCTCGGGATCGTGGATCCGCTCGTCGGTGTACTGGTCCTCCCCGATCGCACCGTCGAGCAGGACCACCGCCACGCAGTACGGCAGGCTCACGTGAGCGGCCTTCTGGCCGTCGGGCCTCCAGCGGTCGGGCCGTGCGCAGTTGAAGATGGTGCGTGCGTTGGTGACGACACGGATCGATCGGATCGGCACCCCGGGAGTGAGCCGGGCGTGCAGCTCCAGCGCCGCCTCGGCAGCGGTCTGCAGGTGCGAGCAGGTGCCGTACTTCTTCACCAGGACGTCGTGGATCCGGTACCCGTGGTCGTTGCCGCCGAGCGCAGGCAGCCGGAAGGGGCCGGCGGAAACCCGTTCGAAGAAGCCGTTCTCGTCCTCGAACGGACGGGAGGGCCCCTCCACGCCCTGCCGAGCCAGCAGTGCGGCGAACAGGCCCTGGCGTACGGCGTTGGCATCGGCATAGGTGAGCCACATGAGTCCGTCGGAGCCGTGCGTGAAGACCTTCAGGGCCGCATGCGACACCACGGCCAGCGCGATGGCGTTGGCGGTCTGTCGCCGGGACAGGCCGAGGACCTGAGAGGTCGCGGCCGCCGACGAGATCGCGGTGAAGGTGGCGCTCTGCCAGCCTCGGATCGTGGCGACGTCGCACAGCCGACAGAAGATCTCGTAGGCGAGGACCGTCGCCGAGAGCACCTCTCGACCGCTGGCGCCGGCCAGCTCGGCAGCCGCCAGGATGCCGGGGATCTGGTCACTCGGGTGCCCGGTGTCGTGCGAGTGGTAGGTGTCGTTGTGGTCGAGGCAGCGCATCATGGTGCAGTTCGCGAAGACCGCGAGCTCCGGCGTCGATCGGTGCCGGGTGCCCAGCACGGTGCTGCTCCAGCCGTCGTGTCCCCGCGCCTGGAGGGCGAGCGTGCGCGCGATGTCCACGGAGGGATGCCGGGTGGCCGCCAGCGCGCTGGCGATCGAGTCGACCAGGATGACCTTGGCCTGATGCTGTGTGCGTTCGTCGAGGAGCTCGTAGGCGATCGCGCCGGCGTAGTCGCACAGGGCGGCGGTCACTCGGTCCATGGTCCTCAGGCTTTGCTGTGCTGGGCGATGCTGATGCGCGGGTCCAGGTAGACGTAGGTGATGTCGACGATCAGGTTGATGGCGACGATCACCAGGGCCCACATGACCACGGTGAACTGCAGCAGCGGGAAGTCGCGCCAGATGACGGCCTCGTAGGCGAGTCGGCCGAGCCCCGGCCAGTTGAAGATCACCTCGGTGGTGATGGCCGAGGCGATCGCGATGCCGAACATCATGCCGATATAGGTCACCACGGGCAGCAGCGCGTTGCGGGCGGCGTGCCGCCGGATCACCACGTTGTTGGCCAGGCCCTTGGCACGTGCCGTGCGGACGTAGTCCTCGCCGAGGACCTCCAGCATGCTCGACCGCATCAGCCGCACGATGGCGGCCACGAGGAACCACGCCATCGTCAGCCCGGGAAGCACGTAGTGACGCCAGTCGCCGATGCCGCTGGTCGGGAGCCAACGGAGCGTGACGCCGAAGACCAGGATGAGGAGCAGGCCGCTGAGGAAGGACGGGACGGATTGACCGATGAGGGCGACGCCCATCGCGATCCGGTCGACCAGGTGGTTGGGGCGGACGGCGGCGGCGATGCCCAGCGGGATGCCCACCAGCAACGCCATCACGAAGCCGACCGAGACGAGCGCCAGGGAGTTCACCAGGCGGGGGATGACGACGTCCACCACCGGACCGCCGGTCCGGACGGAGGTCCCGAAGTCGCCGCGGACGAAGTCCGAGATGTAGAGCCAGTACTGCTCGAGGATCGGCTGGTCGAGGCCGAGGCGCTCGATCAGGGCCTGACGCTGAGCGTCGGAGGCATCCGGGGGCAGCAGCGTGTCCGCGGGATTGCCGGTGACGCGACCGATCAGGAAGATCACGAAGGTCAGCACGAGCACGGTGATCGTGGCTTGGATCACTCGGCTGAGCAGGTATCGCGCCATGGCCCGACGCTACCGTCAGCAGACCCGTCCGAGGGACGGCCTGAGCCATCGCCTTGCTGTTCGGCTACGCGAGCAATCCTGTTGCTGGGTTCGCGGTCACGGATGCCCACCGAGTCGTCGCGCACCTATTGTCGGAGAATGCCGATGGACCCAGACGCTCAGGCCCTGCTCACCATGATGGCCGAGCGAGGCGCACCGGTGCACGAGCTGACGCCGTCGGCCGCACGCGAGCAGCAGCGGCTGCGGACGAGCTGGGCCAACGGCACGCCCGAGCGCATCACAGAGGTCGGCGACCGGACGGTGCCGGGCTCCGACGGCCCGATCGGCATCCGGGTCTACCGGCCACGGGCGACCGACGACGCCCTCCCGGTGCTCGCCTTCTTCCACGGAGGCGGCTGGGTCACCTGCGATCTGGACTCGCATGAGGTGCTGTGCCGGGCTCTGGCGAACCGCGGCGACTGCGTGGTCGTCTCGGTCGACTACCCCTTGGCGCCCGAGCACCCTTTCCCGGCGGGCCTGGAGGCGTGCTGGTCGGTCGTCACCTGGCTCTCCGAGAACGCGAGTGAGCTCGGCGCCGACTCCCGTCGGATCGCCGTCGGAGGCGACAGTGCCGGGGGCAACCTCGCCGCCGTGGTGGCTCTGCGTGCCCGCGACGCCGGACTGCGACTCGCCCTGCAGCTCCTGATCTATCCCTCCACCGACTACCGGCTCGACACCCCTCCGGATGAGCAGACCGCCAGCGAGTACGGGCTGACACTGGATGGTCTGCGGTTCTACTACGGGCACTACCTGACCGATCCGGCCGATGTCCTCAACCCCGAGGTGTCGCCGTTCCGGGCTCCCGACCTCACGGGCTCCGCGCCGGCGTACGTCGTGAGCTGCGAGCTGGACCCGCTGCGCCCGGAGATCGAGGGCTATGCCGCCCGTCTGGTCGAGGCGGGCGTTCCGGTGACCTCGCGTCGCTACCTGGGGCAGATCCACGGCTTCGTCCGCGCGACGGCCGTCATCAAGGACTCGTGGGTCGCCCTCGACGAGATGGGGCATGCCCTACGCGCTGCCTTCGCGCACCCCGCCCTCAACGCGGCGCGGTCCGAGACCTTCGCATAGTCTGCCGCGCGGCGTCGGCGATGCTGTCCTCGTCGAGGAGCACCGCGCCGGCGGCGGGACCGAGCGGGATGAAGGAGTCGTGGCTGTTGACCCGGGCGATCGAGCCCGGGTGGCCGGCGTCGTGCAGGACGCCGAGCACGGCCTCGGAGACGCCGCCGGAGTGACGGGTCTCGTCGACGACGAGGACCCGCTCGAACTCCGCGGCAGTGCGGGTGAGGTCGTGGACGGGGAGGGGCGCGAGCCAGCGCAGGTCGAGCACGGTGGCCCCGATGCCCTCACCGGCCAGCCGGCGGGCCACCCGCAGGCTCATCGGCAGGCCGTTGCCGAAGGTGACGATCAGCAGGTCGCGACCGTCGCCGTGGAGCCGGGCGCGGCCGAACGCGTGGCCCGCGCTCGTGGCCGCGCCGATCGCGTCGGCCCCGGCCAGCCAGCCCTGGTCGCCGTCCTCGTGGAGGTCGCGCGTGTGGTACAGCGCGATCGGCTCGAGGAGGACGCAGACCCGGCCCTCGTCGTGAGCCAGCGCGACGCAGGTGCCGAGCAGCTCGGGGACGTCGGCGGGATGACTCGGGACGGCGAGCACCAGCCCGGGGATGTCGCGCAGCACGGCGATCGAGTTGTCGTTGTGGAAGTGCCCCCCGAAGCCGCGCTGGTAGGCGAGCCCGGCGATCCGGACGACCATGCCGTTGCGGTACTGGCCGTCGGAGAAGAAGGCCAGGGTGGCGGCCTCGCCGCGCAGCTGGTCCTCGGCGTTGTGCAGGTAGGCCAGGTACTGGATCTCGGGGATCGGCAGGAGGCCGGCGAGGGCGGCGCCGAGCGCGGTGCCGAGGATGGTCTGCTCGTCGAGCAGGGTGTCGAAGACCCGGGCCGACCCGAAGGCCTTGCGCAGGCCGCGGGTCACGCCGTACACGCCGCCCTTGACCGCGACGTCCTCCCCGAAGACGGTGGTCGCGGGTCGCTCAGTCATCACCTCGGCCAGGGTGGCGTTGATCGTCTGGGCGAGGGTCAGCGGCCGGCCCGTCGACTCCTCCAGAGCCAGGTCGCGAGGGATCGGAGTCCGCGTCGCGACGAGGGGATAGGCGATCGGCGCCATCACCCGCTCGGGTGAGTCCAGGCGCTCGGCGCCGATCATCGTCTCGGCCAGCGCCATCACCCGGCCGCGGGCCGACTCGTAGCGGTCGAGGGCGGCCGCCGGGGTGAGGGCGCCGCGAGCGACCAGCGCCCGCGCGGTGGCGAGCAGGGGGTCGCGGTCGTACTCCGCCAGGATCTCGGTGCGGGTCCGGTAGGCGAGCTCGGCGTCGGATCCGGCGTGGCCCATGAACCGCACGGTGCGCAGGTGAAGCACCGCGGGCCGCCGTGACGCGCGCACCCGGCCGGCGAGCTCGCGGGTCGCGAGCAGGGCGGCTTCGGGGTCGTCGCCGTCGACCTGCGCATAGTCGAGCCCGGGCAGGCTCGAGAGGGCGCGCGCCGTCCAGCCGCCGGGCGTCCGGGTGGAGATGCCGATCCCGTTGTCCTCGCAGACCATCAGCAGGGGCAGCGGAACCCCCTGGTGGGCGCACCAGCCGGCCGAGTTGAGCGCGCCCACGGACGTCGAGTGGTTCGCCGACGCGTCCCCGAAGCTGCACACGACGACGGCGTCCTCCGGCCAGGGGCACGGCAGCCCGAGCGCGTGCGTGCGGTCGAGGGAGAAGGCCAGGCCGACCGCACGCGGCAGGTGGGAGCCGATGGTCGACGTCTGCGGGATGATCGACAGGTCGTGGCTGCCGAAGACCTTGTGGCGTCCGCCCGAGATCGGGTCGCGGACGGCGGCGACGAGGCTCGCCAGCACGTCGGCGACCGGCGCCGACCCGGGCACCTGCGCGGCCCGGGCGGCGAAGAAGCCGCCGGAGCGGTAGTGCAGCAGTGCCGGGTCCGTCGGCCGCAGCGCCATCGCCACGGCGGCATTGCTCTCGTGCCCGGCCGACCCGATCGTGTAGAACCCCTGCCCCTGCGACTGCAGCCAGCGCGCCGCCAGGTCGAGGTGCCGGCTCTGCGCCTGCGCGTCGAAGAGCGCCAGCAGGTCCTCGGTCGACACCCGCTCGTCCGGGATCCGGTCGTCCGGATCCTCCCACTGCCCGAGCCGGCGTACGACGTGCTCATCGACGGACTCGATCACCACGGCCTCCCGGGCGTGCCAGGGAGACGCGCCCTAGCCCACATCGACACTGACCCTATCGACGGCGACCTGGCCGCGCAGCCGCATCGCCTCCGCGACCCTCTCCTCCGCCATCTGCTGGGCGGCGACGTGCGGCGTCACGCCGTGCTGCGCGCTCGCGTGCAGCACGGCGACGGCGTTCTCCCGCAGCTTGGCCGTCACCATCGCGAGGACGTCGGCCGGGTCGACGGTGAAGGGGGAGAGCCGGGCGTCCATCGAGTGCGCGGCCGCGACGATGCCGCCGGCGTTGGCGATGAAGTCCGGGACCAACGGGATGCCCCGCGCGTGCAGGACCTCCTTGGCCGCCGGCGTGGTGGGGAGGTTCGCGCCCTCGACGACCAGACGGACCGTGGTCGCCCGGGCCGCGTCCTCGTCGACGAGGTCCTCGCGGGCGCACGGCAGCAGGATGTCGGCGTCGAGCCGGAGGATCGCCTCGGCGTCGAGGACGGCTCCGCCGTGCTCGCGCAGGCAGCCGTCGCCGTACTGCTCGCGCAGGGCGGCCAGCCGGCCGACGTCGATCCCGTCGGGGTCGTGCAGGCAGCCCTCGGCGTTGGAGACGGCGACGACGGTGGCGCCGAGCTCGGCGAGCCGCCGGGCGGCGGCCCAGCCCACGGCGCCGTACCCCTGGATCGCCACCCGCGCGGAGCCGAGCGAGAGCCCCTGCGCGGACGCGGCGGCGTCGGTCGCCTCGGCCACCCCGAAGCCGGTGATGCCGAGCTCGTCGTACGGCAGGCCGCCGAGCGCCCGCGGCAGGCCGACCGCGGTGCCGCGGCCCAGCTCGTCGAGGATGATCGCCGCGTCGTCCTCCACCAGGCCCATGTCGAGACCGAAGACGTACTCGGCCGGCACCTCGTTGCGCAGCGCGCGGGCGAAGGCCCGCAGTGCGGCCTCCTTGTCGGGGGAGCCCGGGTCGAACCG harbors:
- a CDS encoding ABC transporter substrate-binding protein, producing the protein MALVATSCATSDTDTESNDDTVTVALASFSREKLYPPAFDPGGLVYFGPMFDFLIGANPDGSLSTDTGALESWEPNENATEWTLALREGMKWHDGKDVTSEDLEFTLQEFGSPEATCAAICATLQNNLAGVDVVDDRTVVLKLSTPDVNIPAKLGPIESSIMILPKHHVEKTGWEGFEKDPMGSGPWKFVRRQVGQSIEYEANTDYWDADRRPRFGKLDVVLAPDQNTRMAMLKSGEADMVAISPDEVPRAQDDGFQILSIENTIVSEMLFFKSYDPKEFAHQVEFRKALALAVDMDEVVKAFYPTEAGTRASGDAVPFSPSTLGHDPDLEPYPYDPEEAKRLLDEVGYDGSKVKLWTVTFPDGPEQGDVNEAIAGYWDKAGVKVEIVQAEFATLLETMGTGDFDAGPAATGFPTSNRPSVLANMEPMMLTQDAGGRFRTYWDPEKADKWYAELSQIVDEAERDARLREINNELYNEYWSIPVAMKNTTYAAGKRISGWDPISGVSKVISYETLEPAK
- a CDS encoding ABC transporter permease, giving the protein MARYLLSRVIQATITVLVLTFVIFLIGRVTGNPADTLLPPDASDAQRQALIERLGLDQPILEQYWLYISDFVRGDFGTSVRTGGPVVDVVIPRLVNSLALVSVGFVMALLVGIPLGIAAAVRPNHLVDRIAMGVALIGQSVPSFLSGLLLILVFGVTLRWLPTSGIGDWRHYVLPGLTMAWFLVAAIVRLMRSSMLEVLGEDYVRTARAKGLANNVVIRRHAARNALLPVVTYIGMMFGIAIASAITTEVIFNWPGLGRLAYEAVIWRDFPLLQFTVVMWALVIVAINLIVDITYVYLDPRISIAQHSKA
- a CDS encoding thiamine pyrophosphate-dependent enzyme codes for the protein MIESVDEHVVRRLGQWEDPDDRIPDERVSTEDLLALFDAQAQSRHLDLAARWLQSQGQGFYTIGSAGHESNAAVAMALRPTDPALLHYRSGGFFAARAAQVPGSAPVADVLASLVAAVRDPISGGRHKVFGSHDLSIIPQTSTIGSHLPRAVGLAFSLDRTHALGLPCPWPEDAVVVCSFGDASANHSTSVGALNSAGWCAHQGVPLPLLMVCEDNGIGISTRTPGGWTARALSSLPGLDYAQVDGDDPEAALLATRELAGRVRASRRPAVLHLRTVRFMGHAGSDAELAYRTRTEILAEYDRDPLLATARALVARGALTPAAALDRYESARGRVMALAETMIGAERLDSPERVMAPIAYPLVATRTPIPRDLALEESTGRPLTLAQTINATLAEVMTERPATTVFGEDVAVKGGVYGVTRGLRKAFGSARVFDTLLDEQTILGTALGAALAGLLPIPEIQYLAYLHNAEDQLRGEAATLAFFSDGQYRNGMVVRIAGLAYQRGFGGHFHNDNSIAVLRDIPGLVLAVPSHPADVPELLGTCVALAHDEGRVCVLLEPIALYHTRDLHEDGDQGWLAGADAIGAATSAGHAFGRARLHGDGRDLLIVTFGNGLPMSLRVARRLAGEGIGATVLDLRWLAPLPVHDLTRTAAEFERVLVVDETRHSGGVSEAVLGVLHDAGHPGSIARVNSHDSFIPLGPAAGAVLLDEDSIADAARQTMRRSRTAPR
- a CDS encoding Glu/Leu/Phe/Val family dehydrogenase translates to MGPEKVVCVSDRRTGMRGVLVLDNTARGMGKGGTRMSPTLTVAEVSRLARTMTWKWAAVDLFHGGAKAGIRFDPGSPDKEAALRAFARALRNEVPAEYVFGLDMGLVEDDAAIILDELGRGTAVGLPRALGGLPYDELGITGFGVAEATDAAASAQGLSLGSARVAIQGYGAVGWAAARRLAELGATVVAVSNAEGCLHDPDGIDVGRLAALREQYGDGCLREHGGAVLDAEAILRLDADILLPCAREDLVDEDAARATTVRLVVEGANLPTTPAAKEVLHARGIPLVPDFIANAGGIVAAAHSMDARLSPFTVDPADVLAMVTAKLRENAVAVLHASAQHGVTPHVAAQQMAEERVAEAMRLRGQVAVDRVSVDVG
- a CDS encoding alpha/beta hydrolase produces the protein MDPDAQALLTMMAERGAPVHELTPSAAREQQRLRTSWANGTPERITEVGDRTVPGSDGPIGIRVYRPRATDDALPVLAFFHGGGWVTCDLDSHEVLCRALANRGDCVVVSVDYPLAPEHPFPAGLEACWSVVTWLSENASELGADSRRIAVGGDSAGGNLAAVVALRARDAGLRLALQLLIYPSTDYRLDTPPDEQTASEYGLTLDGLRFYYGHYLTDPADVLNPEVSPFRAPDLTGSAPAYVVSCELDPLRPEIEGYAARLVEAGVPVTSRRYLGQIHGFVRATAVIKDSWVALDEMGHALRAAFAHPALNAARSETFA
- a CDS encoding MmgE/PrpD family protein — encoded protein: MDRVTAALCDYAGAIAYELLDERTQHQAKVILVDSIASALAATRHPSVDIARTLALQARGHDGWSSTVLGTRHRSTPELAVFANCTMMRCLDHNDTYHSHDTGHPSDQIPGILAAAELAGASGREVLSATVLAYEIFCRLCDVATIRGWQSATFTAISSAAATSQVLGLSRRQTANAIALAVVSHAALKVFTHGSDGLMWLTYADANAVRQGLFAALLARQGVEGPSRPFEDENGFFERVSAGPFRLPALGGNDHGYRIHDVLVKKYGTCSHLQTAAEAALELHARLTPGVPIRSIRVVTNARTIFNCARPDRWRPDGQKAAHVSLPYCVAVVLLDGAIGEDQYTDERIHDPEVARLMQRVEVVESPAYSDRYPESSVTAIEVVDEHGAAFVAECSATEGFPQIPMTAEQVSEKFDRLAAPALSPRLRQAALDVLWNVECLEDVGLLFGLLAAD